From the genome of Nodosilinea sp. FACHB-141, one region includes:
- a CDS encoding ABC transporter permease: MAIVLTPLKALWRKKTLIKRWLPLDDAQWAKLNLLKTLVQRDLEARYKGSILGKLWPLLHQVSQLLIYTYVFGVVLQLRLSLAGLPEDNSFIFGLWLFAGLLPWLAFSGGLSQAATSVITQSNLVKKVVFPLTLLPLVPILSSFIESTFGLMALITFVVLATQKLHPTLLLLPLVWLPQLCLTAGLGFLTAGLSVFLRDIPQTLGVILNLWFYATPLIYPANMIPQPFQSWVFWLNPMAAIGELYRDMILTGTVTHWSEWAVATIVSLLILLGGFWCYRKLRPAFADVL, translated from the coding sequence GTGGCGATTGTCCTGACCCCCCTAAAAGCCCTATGGCGCAAGAAAACCCTAATTAAGCGCTGGCTACCCCTGGACGATGCCCAATGGGCAAAGCTGAATCTACTCAAAACTTTAGTTCAGCGAGACTTAGAGGCGCGCTATAAAGGCTCTATTTTAGGCAAGCTTTGGCCCCTGCTCCACCAGGTGTCGCAGCTGCTGATCTACACTTACGTGTTTGGGGTTGTGCTCCAGCTTAGGCTCAGTTTAGCTGGGCTACCAGAAGACAATTCCTTTATCTTTGGGCTGTGGCTGTTTGCTGGTTTACTTCCCTGGCTGGCCTTCAGCGGCGGACTGTCCCAAGCTGCCACGTCGGTTATCACTCAGTCCAACCTGGTCAAGAAGGTTGTCTTTCCGCTTACTCTGCTGCCCCTAGTGCCCATTCTCTCTAGCTTTATTGAAAGCACCTTTGGTCTCATGGCGCTGATTACCTTTGTGGTGCTGGCCACTCAAAAGCTGCATCCGACCCTACTATTGCTGCCTCTGGTATGGTTACCCCAGCTCTGTTTAACTGCTGGTCTAGGGTTTTTAACTGCTGGTCTGTCGGTATTTTTGCGCGATATTCCCCAAACCCTAGGGGTTATTCTCAACCTGTGGTTTTATGCCACACCGCTTATTTATCCAGCTAACATGATTCCTCAGCCGTTTCAAAGCTGGGTGTTTTGGCTCAATCCTATGGCAGCCATAGGCGAGCTATATCGAGATATGATTTTAACGGGCACCGTGACTCACTGGAGCGAGTGGGCCGTGGCAACGATTGTATCCCTACTGATTTTGCTGGGTGGCTTCTGGTGTTACCGCAAACTACGGCCTGCCTTCGCTGACGTGCTGTAG
- a CDS encoding metal ABC transporter permease — MDWLLDPLSYDFMRQALLASLLVGILCPVVGTYLIVQRMAMLGDVVAHGVLPGLAIASFFNLPILLGAFSMGLFSTAVITWIRTQSRIKVDTAMAITFSTFFSLGITLLTVFRSRVSLEQLLFGDILSISPSDVWQIAAIAGLVLVGVALFYKELLFFTFDPLGAEALGLPVNTINLGLMAGITLAIIAGMKTVGVILVVALMVGPAATAYLLVKELHWMMLLGAALGVLFGVVGMYSSYYLDIPSGPAIGLTVFAGFLLALLFSPRQGIVGRWVAAIPRQSPGT; from the coding sequence ATGGACTGGTTGCTTGACCCGCTCAGCTACGACTTTATGCGTCAGGCGCTGCTGGCCAGTCTGCTGGTGGGTATCTTGTGCCCAGTGGTTGGCACCTATCTGATCGTGCAGCGCATGGCCATGCTTGGGGATGTGGTAGCCCATGGGGTGCTGCCGGGTCTAGCGATCGCCAGCTTTTTCAACCTTCCAATTCTGCTGGGGGCCTTCTCCATGGGTCTGTTTAGCACCGCCGTTATTACCTGGATTCGCACCCAGTCCCGCATCAAAGTCGATACGGCTATGGCCATTACCTTTTCTACCTTCTTTTCCCTGGGCATCACCCTGCTGACGGTGTTTCGCAGCCGTGTTTCCCTAGAACAGCTGTTGTTTGGCGATATCCTGAGCATTAGCCCTAGTGATGTCTGGCAAATTGCTGCGATCGCCGGACTAGTGCTGGTAGGCGTAGCCCTGTTTTACAAAGAACTGCTGTTCTTCACCTTCGACCCGCTTGGCGCTGAAGCCCTAGGATTGCCCGTCAATACCATCAACCTTGGCCTGATGGCCGGTATAACCCTAGCCATCATCGCCGGTATGAAAACTGTAGGCGTAATTTTGGTTGTGGCCCTTATGGTTGGCCCTGCTGCCACCGCCTATCTGCTGGTCAAAGAACTTCACTGGATGATGCTTTTAGGCGCAGCCCTGGGAGTGCTTTTTGGGGTCGTGGGCATGTACAGCAGCTACTATTTAGATATTCCGTCGGGGCCTGCGATCGGTCTGACAGTGTTTGCAGGATTTTTGTTGGCTCTGCTGTTTAGCCCCCGCCAGGGAATTGTAGGGCGATGGGTTGCGGCAATACCCAGGCAGTCACCGGGTACCTAA
- a CDS encoding aldo/keto reductase: METRKLGNTDIEITPLIFGTWQAGKSGWVGIEDQDVIDAMQAALDEGITTFDTAEVYGNGYSEELVGKALVDRRDQVVLATKVFANHLKADQVIEACEKSLQRMQTDVIDLYQIHWPSGAFKSEVVPIGETMGALNQLKEQGKIRAIGVSNFSKAQIEEAMQHGRIDSLQPPYSLFWRGVETELLPYCVEHNLTILSYSSLAQGLLTGKFGPDQQFPKEDIRSKNKLFQPPIYDKAQAALENLRPIADRYNTTLGNLALAWLIVQPQTTAIVGARNTEQAVENAKAAAIALSVEDLAAIDAISRTVTDDLPTDPVMWAFG; this comes from the coding sequence ATGGAAACTCGCAAGTTGGGCAACACTGATATTGAGATCACACCGCTGATTTTTGGTACTTGGCAGGCGGGTAAGAGCGGCTGGGTCGGCATAGAAGACCAGGATGTGATTGACGCGATGCAGGCGGCGCTGGATGAGGGGATAACCACCTTTGACACGGCGGAGGTCTACGGCAACGGCTATTCTGAGGAGCTGGTGGGCAAGGCGCTGGTGGATCGGCGCGACCAGGTTGTGCTAGCTACCAAGGTCTTTGCCAACCACCTCAAAGCTGACCAGGTGATCGAGGCTTGCGAGAAGTCTCTCCAGCGCATGCAGACCGACGTGATCGACCTGTACCAGATCCACTGGCCGTCGGGGGCGTTTAAAAGCGAGGTGGTGCCCATTGGTGAAACCATGGGAGCGCTGAACCAGCTGAAGGAACAGGGCAAGATTCGCGCGATTGGGGTGTCGAATTTTTCTAAGGCGCAGATCGAAGAGGCCATGCAGCACGGGCGCATTGACAGCCTCCAGCCGCCCTACTCGCTCTTTTGGCGTGGGGTGGAAACCGAGCTGTTGCCCTACTGCGTGGAGCATAACCTGACGATCCTCTCCTACTCATCCCTGGCTCAGGGGTTGCTCACCGGCAAGTTTGGCCCCGACCAACAGTTTCCCAAAGAAGACATTCGCAGCAAAAACAAGCTGTTTCAGCCGCCGATTTACGACAAAGCTCAGGCTGCCTTAGAGAATCTGCGCCCCATTGCCGATCGCTACAACACCACTCTGGGAAATTTGGCCCTAGCTTGGCTGATTGTTCAACCTCAGACCACAGCGATCGTCGGAGCGCGCAACACGGAGCAGGCCGTGGAAAATGCCAAGGCAGCAGCGATTGCGCTCTCTGTGGAAGACTTGGCAGCGATCGACGCCATCAGCCGCACCGTGACTGACGACCTACCCACTGACCCAGTAATGTGGGCCTTTGGTTAA
- a CDS encoding response regulator transcription factor, with protein MDSVDLAPQAQPNLRVGLGRVLIVEDEELIRETLAFGLAEEGFDVLVAEDGLTALDMLGGTSVSSRTDRPEVNLVVLDLMLPGMNGLDLCRLLRHQGIDVPILVLSAKGTETDRVVGLEIGADDYLSKPFGMRELVARCRALLRRQRGKASVEKDNVLRFEDIMLHPQECRVFLKGEEVNLSPKEFRILELFMSQPRRVWSRDQIIDQVWGHDFMGDNKTVDVHIRWIREKLEVDPSHPQYLKTVRGFGYRLG; from the coding sequence ATGGATTCTGTAGACCTCGCGCCCCAGGCTCAGCCAAACCTACGGGTTGGCCTAGGGCGGGTACTCATCGTCGAAGATGAAGAATTGATTCGAGAAACATTGGCCTTTGGGTTGGCCGAGGAAGGGTTTGATGTTCTCGTTGCCGAAGATGGTTTGACTGCTCTCGACATGCTGGGCGGCACATCGGTGTCGAGCCGCACCGACCGGCCCGAAGTCAACCTGGTAGTACTCGACCTCATGCTGCCCGGCATGAATGGACTTGACCTCTGCCGTCTGCTGCGTCACCAGGGTATCGACGTGCCAATTTTAGTGCTCAGCGCTAAGGGCACCGAAACCGATCGCGTGGTGGGGCTCGAAATAGGTGCCGACGACTATTTGAGCAAGCCTTTTGGCATGCGGGAACTGGTTGCCCGGTGCCGGGCGCTGCTGCGCCGACAGCGGGGTAAAGCTAGCGTTGAGAAAGATAACGTACTCCGGTTTGAAGACATCATGCTCCATCCCCAGGAGTGCCGTGTCTTTTTGAAGGGCGAAGAAGTTAATCTTTCCCCCAAAGAATTTCGAATTCTGGAACTGTTTATGAGCCAACCCCGGCGAGTATGGTCGCGGGATCAGATTATCGACCAGGTTTGGGGGCACGATTTTATGGGCGACAACAAAACCGTAGACGTGCACATTCGCTGGATTCGTGAAAAGTTGGAAGTTGACCCTAGCCACCCACAGTACCTGAAAACCGTGCGTGGCTTCGGTTATCGCCTAGGCTAG
- a CDS encoding toll/interleukin-1 receptor domain-containing protein — protein sequence MDSRELAGGDVLTSSIENAIRTARRFLVVVSLDALGSA from the coding sequence GTGGATTCCCGAGAACTGGCCGGTGGGGATGTGCTCACCTCCAGCATTGAAAATGCCATCCGCACCGCCCGCCGTTTTTTGGTGGTGGTCAGCCTGGATGCCCTGGGCTCGGCCTAG
- a CDS encoding DEAD/DEAH box helicase codes for MPPQLRPYQVDLINDLYRKLNEGHKRVAIIAGTGAGKTVISGQICAHAERAGKRLMFLVHLDVLVGQTYEKMESFGLNCGFIKAGWEENRDAPIQIASIQTMSKRQWWKQWVPDVVFYDEGHITLFSQVGKKVLKTFPNAVHLVMTATPKRLGKEQLGDVMDTLVASPVPSDLQQRGFLAPMKYYSMPPDGVVNLKEVKTVRGDYDEVGLKNACDRPELIEKIVREWQRLCPGKRTIAFCVDLEHARHVADAFRAAGITADTVEGGTPIKDRKRMYSELREEKILVLTSCNVISIGFDEPSVEVGLMLRPTQSSALHLQQIGRVMRISPQTGKQYGIILDQAGNLERLGFPEDIKDYHLPVQEQKNSEGGNPPPTKPCPQCGRIVLSFIAKCPDCGHQWISERPLNLEDMVEIYSADQAHQINDIPTLVELFHSHRRRAYMRGNAPTWAERSFWEHCGRRPKDTWCLGSILGPRPTPTQMLEYFEYLQKSAKRIGKRQDWIVQEFEKECGSGSFQRMANLRQTI; via the coding sequence ATGCCTCCCCAACTGCGCCCCTATCAAGTTGACCTCATCAACGACCTCTACCGCAAGCTCAACGAAGGGCACAAGCGGGTAGCGATCATCGCCGGTACTGGGGCGGGCAAAACCGTGATTAGTGGACAAATCTGCGCCCATGCCGAGCGGGCAGGGAAGCGGCTAATGTTTTTGGTGCATCTCGATGTGCTGGTGGGCCAGACCTACGAAAAGATGGAATCCTTTGGGCTCAACTGCGGTTTCATTAAAGCGGGTTGGGAAGAGAACCGAGATGCTCCCATTCAGATCGCCAGCATTCAAACCATGTCAAAGCGGCAATGGTGGAAGCAGTGGGTGCCCGATGTGGTGTTCTACGACGAGGGCCACATTACCCTGTTTAGCCAGGTGGGTAAAAAAGTGCTCAAAACCTTTCCCAACGCCGTACACCTGGTGATGACCGCGACCCCCAAGCGCCTGGGCAAAGAGCAGCTGGGCGACGTTATGGATACCCTGGTAGCCTCGCCCGTGCCCAGCGACCTGCAACAGCGGGGCTTTTTGGCCCCAATGAAGTATTACAGCATGCCTCCCGACGGGGTCGTCAACCTGAAGGAAGTCAAGACCGTGCGGGGCGACTACGACGAGGTCGGGTTGAAGAATGCCTGCGATCGCCCCGAGCTAATCGAAAAAATCGTCCGCGAGTGGCAGCGCCTCTGCCCCGGCAAGCGCACGATCGCCTTTTGTGTGGATCTCGAGCACGCCCGCCATGTGGCCGATGCCTTTCGCGCGGCGGGCATCACTGCTGATACGGTAGAAGGCGGCACCCCGATCAAAGACCGCAAACGCATGTACAGCGAGCTGCGGGAAGAAAAGATCCTGGTGCTCACCTCCTGCAATGTGATCAGCATCGGCTTTGACGAACCCAGCGTGGAGGTAGGGCTAATGCTGCGGCCCACCCAGTCGAGCGCCCTGCACCTGCAACAAATTGGCCGAGTGATGCGGATTTCACCCCAGACGGGCAAGCAGTACGGCATCATCCTCGACCAAGCAGGCAACTTAGAGCGCTTGGGCTTTCCCGAAGACATTAAGGACTACCACCTGCCCGTCCAGGAGCAAAAAAACAGCGAGGGGGGCAATCCACCACCGACGAAACCCTGCCCTCAGTGCGGGCGCATTGTGCTGTCGTTCATTGCCAAATGCCCCGACTGCGGCCACCAGTGGATTAGTGAGCGCCCGCTCAATCTGGAGGATATGGTGGAGATTTACTCCGCCGACCAGGCTCACCAGATTAACGACATTCCTACCCTGGTAGAGCTGTTTCACAGCCACCGCCGCCGCGCCTATATGCGTGGCAACGCGCCAACCTGGGCGGAGCGATCGTTTTGGGAGCACTGCGGTCGCCGACCCAAGGATACCTGGTGCTTGGGTTCGATCCTTGGCCCTCGGCCCACCCCCACACAGATGCTGGAGTACTTTGAATACCTGCAAAAAAGCGCCAAGCGCATCGGCAAACGCCAGGACTGGATTGTGCAAGAGTTTGAGAAAGAGTGCGGCTCCGGCAGCTTCCAGCGAATGGCGAATCTACGCCAGACTATTTAA
- a CDS encoding ureidoglycolate lyase, with the protein MTLPLTPQRLTAQPITPESFAPFGQVIFPSADGAVFGPSDAQLKLDRGIPRFYIMTLEAKGTRFRTITRHQRCTQCLGALEGKDWFIAVAPPGEAEQPEPSKIRAFHIPGNCFIKLEVGTWHAGPYFTDAVISFYNLELSDTNITDHQTCSLAQDFGLEFEIVGGE; encoded by the coding sequence ATGACTCTCCCCCTCACCCCTCAGCGACTAACGGCGCAGCCGATCACCCCAGAGAGCTTCGCTCCCTTTGGCCAGGTAATCTTCCCCAGTGCCGACGGTGCTGTCTTTGGCCCTAGCGATGCCCAACTCAAGCTCGATCGCGGCATTCCCCGCTTTTACATCATGACTCTAGAGGCTAAGGGCACCCGGTTTCGCACTATTACTCGGCACCAGCGCTGCACCCAGTGCCTGGGAGCACTAGAAGGCAAAGACTGGTTCATTGCAGTCGCTCCACCAGGGGAGGCTGAGCAGCCCGAGCCAAGTAAAATTCGCGCCTTTCACATTCCCGGCAACTGCTTTATCAAGCTAGAGGTGGGCACTTGGCATGCGGGGCCATACTTTACCGATGCCGTCATCAGCTTCTACAACTTAGAGCTGAGCGATACCAACATTACCGACCACCAGACCTGTAGTTTGGCCCAAGATTTTGGGCTGGAGTTTGAGATTGTCGGTGGAGAGTAG
- a CDS encoding toll/interleukin-1 receptor domain-containing protein: MGDHIFISHSSKDDPTVKRLRETLELHSQTT, translated from the coding sequence ATGGGCGACCATATCTTTATCTCCCACTCCAGCAAAGACGACCCCACCGTGAAGCGACTGCGGGAAACGCTTGAGTTGCACAGCCAAACTACCTAG
- a CDS encoding aminopeptidase P family protein — MPPQTTSLSLAAVLQQRRDRLAELHPEPVVLWSGQAVSRNFPANTYPFRANSHFLYFAGLPLANAALHLEGGRLTLFMDETSAEAALWHGPSPSRDAIAADIGADAAYPYQDLDSYLGEAATLSAQTTAAERRKALVKAVVALRLHHDDYALDQIKRAAAVSVTAHKAGMVATPGATTEAQVRAAMEQVIMGQGMTCAYNSIVTVHGEVLHNEQYHHALAPGDLLLADVGAEAPSGWASDITRTWPVSGQFTAPQRDLYNLVLAAHDACIAAARPGIEYRDLHLLACRTLAAGLVDLGILRGDPDTLVERDVHALFFPHGVGHLLGLDVHDMEDLGDIAGYEPGRSRSDRFGLQFLRLDRPLAANMVVTIEPGFYQVPGILGPARQSGQYDNAINWDRLKAFDGVRGIRIENDVQINSTGCTVLTAILPTRADAVEDLVSGA; from the coding sequence ATGCCCCCTCAGACCACCTCTTTATCGCTGGCTGCGGTACTACAGCAGCGCCGCGATCGCCTGGCTGAGCTTCATCCTGAGCCAGTGGTGCTGTGGTCGGGGCAGGCAGTGTCGCGCAACTTTCCGGCCAACACCTATCCCTTTCGGGCCAACAGCCATTTTTTGTACTTTGCGGGCCTGCCCCTGGCCAATGCTGCCCTTCATCTCGAAGGGGGCCGGCTGACACTATTTATGGATGAGACCTCCGCCGAAGCAGCTCTGTGGCACGGGCCAAGCCCTAGTCGAGACGCGATCGCCGCTGATATCGGAGCCGACGCCGCCTATCCTTATCAAGACCTAGACTCCTATCTAGGCGAAGCGGCAACCCTTTCTGCCCAAACCACTGCTGCAGAACGTCGCAAAGCCTTAGTCAAAGCCGTGGTGGCCCTACGATTGCACCACGATGATTACGCCCTCGACCAAATCAAACGAGCGGCGGCGGTCTCAGTCACCGCCCATAAAGCCGGTATGGTTGCCACTCCGGGGGCAACCACTGAAGCCCAGGTGCGAGCCGCCATGGAGCAGGTGATTATGGGCCAGGGCATGACCTGCGCTTACAACAGCATTGTCACTGTCCACGGCGAAGTGCTCCACAATGAGCAGTACCACCATGCCCTGGCTCCGGGCGATCTGCTGCTGGCCGACGTAGGGGCCGAGGCTCCTAGTGGTTGGGCCTCAGATATTACTCGCACCTGGCCTGTATCTGGCCAATTCACCGCCCCCCAGCGGGATCTGTACAATCTGGTGCTGGCCGCCCACGACGCCTGTATTGCCGCCGCTCGCCCTGGGATTGAGTACCGAGATCTACACCTGCTAGCCTGCCGCACCCTGGCGGCGGGGTTAGTCGATCTGGGGATTCTAAGGGGAGACCCCGATACCTTAGTTGAGCGAGATGTGCACGCCCTATTCTTCCCCCACGGGGTGGGGCATCTGCTGGGGCTAGATGTGCACGACATGGAAGATTTAGGGGATATAGCAGGCTATGAGCCAGGCCGCTCGCGCAGCGATCGCTTTGGGCTCCAATTTCTTCGCCTAGACCGACCCTTAGCGGCCAACATGGTAGTCACCATCGAACCCGGCTTTTACCAAGTACCAGGCATTCTTGGTCCAGCGCGACAGTCGGGCCAGTATGACAACGCCATTAACTGGGACCGTCTTAAGGCCTTTGATGGGGTACGCGGCATCCGCATCGAAAATGACGTGCAAATTAACTCAACGGGTTGCACTGTTTTAACCGCCATCCTCCCTACCCGCGCTGATGCTGTAGAAGATCTGGTTAGCGGAGCCTAA
- a CDS encoding DUF1636 domain-containing protein gives MTQPTLFVCALCKFPTAESGAGDISGGQHLLDQLTDCLNAETSRGEITLQPVRCMAACDRACNAALSAPGKLTFIFNDLSPSQSAPDLAEFCRQYAAAANGKVPYGLRSPAIKQATAYVLPPLLAEAVEAATPERSASRVAY, from the coding sequence ATGACCCAACCCACTTTATTTGTCTGTGCCCTGTGCAAATTCCCCACCGCTGAATCTGGCGCGGGCGATATCTCTGGGGGGCAGCATCTGCTCGACCAGCTGACCGACTGCCTGAATGCCGAAACCAGCAGAGGCGAAATCACCCTTCAGCCGGTGCGCTGCATGGCTGCCTGCGATCGCGCCTGCAATGCCGCCCTCAGCGCCCCGGGCAAGCTGACCTTTATCTTCAATGACCTTTCGCCCAGCCAGTCAGCCCCCGACCTAGCTGAGTTTTGCCGCCAGTACGCCGCTGCCGCCAACGGCAAGGTGCCCTACGGGCTGCGATCGCCCGCTATTAAGCAGGCCACAGCCTATGTGCTGCCGCCGCTATTAGCCGAGGCGGTAGAGGCTGCAACTCCGGAACGGAGCGCTTCGCGAGTTGCCTATTAA
- a CDS encoding alanine--glyoxylate aminotransferase family protein: MDNKLMLMIPGPTPVPEQVLLAMAKHPMGHRSGEFSALMGEVTENLKWLHQTKNDVLVLCSSGTGAMEAGIINFLSAGDKVLVGNNGKFGERWGEVARAYGLDTHEITAEWGKPLNPHDFKAALEADTAKDIKAVIITHSETSTGVLNDVETINRHVKAHGALIMLDAVTSLGAISVPVDEWGLDVVASGSQKGYMIPPGLAFVSVSAKAWEAYESATLPKFYLDLKPYSKGAAKNTTPFTPPVNLFFALHAALQMMQKEGLEAIFARHDRQKRATRAAMAALNLPLFGADDCASPAITAVMPQGVDAEQIRSVMKKQFDIVLAGGQDHLKGKIFRIGHLGFVSDRDILTAVASLEATLTKLGYDQFTPGAGVNAAGQILLA, from the coding sequence ATGGATAACAAGTTGATGCTGATGATTCCGGGGCCGACCCCGGTACCCGAGCAGGTGCTGTTGGCCATGGCCAAGCACCCCATGGGCCACCGTAGCGGCGAGTTTAGCGCCCTGATGGGCGAGGTGACTGAAAACCTCAAGTGGCTGCACCAAACCAAAAACGATGTGCTAGTGCTCTGCTCCAGCGGCACCGGGGCCATGGAAGCCGGTATCATCAACTTTCTCAGCGCGGGCGACAAGGTGCTGGTGGGCAACAACGGCAAGTTTGGCGAACGCTGGGGCGAAGTAGCCCGCGCCTACGGCCTCGACACCCACGAAATTACCGCTGAGTGGGGCAAACCCCTCAACCCTCACGACTTCAAGGCAGCCCTAGAGGCTGACACCGCTAAAGACATCAAAGCGGTGATTATTACCCACAGCGAGACCTCTACCGGGGTGCTCAACGATGTAGAAACCATCAACCGCCATGTCAAAGCCCACGGCGCGCTAATCATGCTGGATGCGGTGACTAGCCTGGGAGCGATCTCGGTACCGGTGGACGAGTGGGGTCTAGATGTGGTGGCCTCGGGTTCCCAAAAGGGGTACATGATTCCGCCGGGGCTGGCCTTTGTCAGCGTCAGCGCCAAGGCTTGGGAAGCCTACGAATCGGCTACATTGCCCAAGTTCTACCTCGACCTCAAGCCCTACAGCAAAGGGGCAGCCAAGAATACGACTCCATTTACCCCCCCGGTCAACCTATTTTTTGCCCTGCACGCGGCTCTGCAAATGATGCAGAAAGAGGGGCTAGAGGCGATCTTTGCTCGCCACGATCGCCAAAAGCGAGCCACCCGTGCCGCCATGGCCGCCCTAAACCTGCCGCTGTTTGGCGCCGACGACTGCGCTAGCCCAGCGATCACCGCCGTCATGCCCCAGGGAGTCGATGCCGAGCAAATTCGCTCGGTGATGAAGAAGCAGTTTGACATCGTCTTAGCTGGGGGCCAAGACCACCTGAAAGGCAAGATCTTTCGGATTGGGCACCTGGGCTTTGTGAGCGATCGCGACATTCTCACTGCCGTCGCATCCCTAGAAGCCACCCTGACCAAGCTGGGCTACGATCAGTTTACCCCTGGGGCTGGGGTCAACGCCGCTGGTCAAATTCTGTTGGCTTAG
- a CDS encoding YkvA family protein: protein MKIPFFSRLYSGLLKHPRYRWVVMGASLIYLLSPIDISPDFIPVAGWIDDGVVATLLATGITQVLLDRRQTLKAQKTLADNATRVTSLPTDPKNS from the coding sequence ATGAAAATTCCGTTCTTTAGTCGTCTCTACAGTGGCCTATTGAAGCATCCCCGCTACCGCTGGGTCGTCATGGGTGCGTCGCTCATTTACCTGCTGAGCCCTATCGACATTTCTCCCGACTTCATTCCCGTAGCGGGCTGGATTGACGACGGCGTAGTGGCCACCTTGCTAGCTACTGGCATTACCCAGGTCTTGCTCGATCGCCGCCAGACCCTAAAAGCTCAGAAAACCCTGGCCGACAATGCTACCAGAGTGACATCTCTGCCTACCGACCCCAAGAATTCCTGA